A section of the Kribbella sp. HUAS MG21 genome encodes:
- a CDS encoding 3'-5' exonuclease, with protein MRKSAYAFLEKLTDDDSIPGLHIEPIMNAADPRVRTGRVDSFYRAVLFKVQGQGQDAHYIYLGVWPHDDAIKVAKQTSLSVNPVNGIAELITSEPVPAPSAPAPVPAESRITPVVAPILVERGFDAQALVDELGIDQSIAEQALAATSQDELMEIAERAVEWQGLALLGLAEGDGLSDVKEALGIGEAAPAELSVGADDRLLWALQHPAARLQFAFIEDDDELRRAIEDNDFDAWRVFLHPEQRKYATTSYRGAFRLSGGAGTGKTVVLLHRARHLAQGCRHARVMLTTYTRTLADALRTDLRRLDPSLPVASELGDSGIYVTGVDAAVSAVLKAAGDDVAEAVATVLGPRSTTISRRTASEAWQEAIDASGPELPDDLRSPTFFIAEYAMVVLPQQIVSPDDYLRARRQGRGVALDRARRQAVWNVVSAYRARASINGSIDFTEAAAVAAAWLKLRGPRVDHALIDEGQDLSPSHWQFLRALTTPGEDDLFIAEDSHQRIYGQRVVLGRYGIPIVGRSRRLTLNYRTTFENLRLAVGVLSGADYVDLEEEPESSATYRSARSGPEPRLISAGSLVDELESAANIVREWLGEVDKPETLGILVRDAQLASQVVRGMEERGVRVRLVDGPRIPAGQPVVMTMHRAKGMEFSRVLLFDVNDAHAPARYVLKNASDAERSEILLRERSLLYVAATRARDELVIMWSGSRSELLPG; from the coding sequence GTGCGGAAGTCGGCGTACGCATTCCTCGAGAAACTGACTGACGACGACTCGATTCCCGGTTTGCATATCGAGCCGATCATGAACGCGGCCGATCCTCGAGTTCGCACCGGACGGGTCGACAGCTTCTACCGTGCGGTGTTGTTCAAGGTGCAGGGACAGGGTCAGGACGCGCACTACATCTATCTCGGTGTGTGGCCCCACGACGATGCGATCAAGGTCGCGAAGCAGACGTCTCTCTCCGTCAATCCGGTCAATGGGATTGCCGAGCTGATCACATCCGAGCCCGTGCCTGCTCCCTCCGCGCCAGCACCGGTTCCGGCCGAATCGCGGATCACGCCGGTTGTCGCTCCGATACTGGTCGAGAGGGGCTTCGACGCCCAGGCTCTCGTCGACGAGCTCGGCATCGACCAATCGATTGCCGAGCAGGCGCTCGCAGCAACGTCGCAGGATGAACTGATGGAGATAGCCGAGCGGGCAGTCGAATGGCAAGGGCTTGCCCTGCTCGGCCTTGCTGAGGGCGACGGTCTCAGTGACGTCAAGGAGGCGCTCGGCATCGGCGAGGCCGCGCCAGCGGAGCTGAGCGTCGGCGCGGACGACCGACTTCTGTGGGCACTGCAGCACCCGGCGGCACGCTTGCAGTTCGCCTTTATCGAAGATGACGACGAGCTGCGACGGGCGATCGAGGATAACGACTTTGATGCGTGGCGCGTGTTCCTGCACCCGGAGCAGCGCAAGTACGCGACGACGTCGTACCGCGGTGCCTTCCGCTTGTCGGGCGGTGCTGGCACCGGAAAGACTGTCGTCCTTTTGCACCGTGCGCGCCACCTCGCGCAGGGTTGTAGGCATGCCCGAGTAATGCTGACGACGTACACGCGAACGCTTGCCGACGCACTGCGGACTGATCTTCGCCGGCTCGACCCGTCACTGCCTGTTGCTTCCGAACTTGGCGACTCGGGGATCTACGTGACAGGTGTCGACGCGGCGGTCAGCGCAGTTCTAAAGGCTGCTGGCGACGACGTTGCCGAGGCCGTCGCAACTGTTCTCGGGCCCCGGAGCACCACCATCAGCCGACGCACCGCCTCCGAAGCGTGGCAGGAAGCGATCGATGCCAGCGGACCGGAACTGCCAGACGACCTGCGCAGTCCGACGTTCTTCATCGCGGAGTACGCAATGGTTGTGTTGCCGCAGCAGATTGTGTCTCCGGACGATTATCTCCGGGCCAGACGTCAGGGTCGCGGCGTTGCGCTCGATCGGGCCAGGCGACAGGCCGTGTGGAACGTGGTCTCGGCTTATCGGGCTCGCGCTAGCATCAACGGCAGCATCGACTTCACCGAAGCCGCCGCCGTGGCCGCGGCATGGCTGAAACTTCGCGGACCGCGGGTGGATCACGCGCTCATCGACGAAGGCCAGGACCTGAGCCCGAGCCACTGGCAGTTTCTGCGTGCACTGACCACGCCCGGTGAAGACGATCTATTCATCGCTGAAGACTCGCACCAGCGAATCTATGGTCAGCGCGTAGTGCTGGGTCGGTACGGGATCCCGATCGTCGGTCGGTCACGCCGGCTGACCCTGAATTACCGCACGACCTTCGAGAACCTGCGTCTGGCTGTGGGTGTGCTCTCTGGCGCCGACTACGTCGATCTGGAGGAGGAGCCGGAATCGTCGGCAACGTATCGGTCCGCGCGTTCGGGACCGGAGCCACGACTGATCTCAGCAGGGTCATTGGTCGACGAGCTCGAGTCAGCTGCGAACATCGTCAGGGAGTGGCTCGGCGAGGTCGACAAGCCCGAGACGCTCGGCATATTGGTCCGAGACGCACAACTTGCCAGCCAGGTTGTGCGGGGCATGGAGGAGCGCGGCGTACGCGTCCGACTGGTCGACGGCCCTCGCATACCTGCGGGCCAGCCGGTCGTGATGACAATGCACCGCGCGAAGGGTATGGAGTTCTCCCGGGTATTGCTCTTCGATGTCAACGACGCGCATGCCCCGGCGCGATATGTGCTGAAGAACGCGTCCGATGCCGAACGGTCTGAGATTCTGTTGCGGGAACGATCACTACTGTATGTCGCGGCTACTCGTGCCCGAGACGAGTTGGTGATCATGTGGAGCGGGTCGCGCAGCGAGTTGCTTCCAGGATGA
- a CDS encoding DEAD/DEAH box helicase has translation MSELLPTIQANAIRDALLDYLGTTFTLADDDARQSLTDFVSDPDNGIFKGPYLRLRLPFRPADEGWRNHLDWYEGPTPYGHQAAAFARLSSADLGPDKTRPLPTLVTTGTGSGKTEAFLYPILDHVLRAQRAGVTGMKALILYPMNALANDQAARLAKLITDHDALAGVKAALYTGQDDVKRTKVSPEGLINDRHVIRDTAPDILLTNYKMLDQLLLRADDAPLWEQSSHSLQYLVLDEFHTYDGAQGTDVAMLLRRLGLALKHYWSDDDPRLTDADRARPLGRVTPVATSATLGDKNDPVAMLDFARTVFGEEFGGDAVITESRLTYDEWAAGAAERVAAQQLQAYEVDNDLTTRIITAVDRLPPDADGRTRAEAVLTELYSDGAVRPDPATADESLLLDLVKAHPLTRRLTAAATQAVAVGDLTDHIWDPDRIPADPDQASAEAIVRDVVSALSHVRAVVGRDALSVDTHLWIRELTRVHRTATPTPHYRWVDDGEVTEPDESTSSEHGLGLPAMYCRHCGRSGWGVVLAPTGHDLDNDIEGIWRRRVSGDERFRSLIYAPTEGDLVANGENIDGLMWFEVRHRRLVARRPDDEEELRSGGILPVLTHTTSDAGTLSTKDVCPSCEQNDGMRFLGSAIATVLSVSLSTIFGAAGLDTSEKKALVFTDSVQDAAHRAGFVQSRSHSLTLRAVFREAVGDQPINLEDLVGEVINQAGDDPHRRYRILPPEVADRANFEQFWKADNLRTVTPGVSKRVRRRLLLDAVLEFGLQSRVGRTLELTGSLAAEVSAPALVLARAADRVISEYGGTLDGSNGVDGRSKIAWARGVLERMRERGALEHDWFKRYINDDGARYSIWGGRPREQGMPAFPRGRAAPGYPRIGGAAQIRESDLDPVTSAKSWYAAWTAKCLGVPSAEGAKLGRLLLQWMATEGVITAVATKSGAQIYQIAPSSVLVEPIDLAALEDGRHLLTCTVCRTQVPGTTRVIDQLAGAPCTVARCNGSLERTGRGDNFYRQMYASPNIHRVVAREHTSLLEDKTRLAYEKGFRQHAAQPQSPNVLVATPTLEMGIDIGDLSTVMLASLPRSVASYLQRVGRAGRLTGNALSLAFVRGRGEQLPRLGDPLSVINGQVRPPATYLRAEEILRRQYLASVADYLARSGTVTTPQRASAALGSIEEGSWLHALMTEAEANADIHLDAFLRGFSMLGDAARDALRDWVTPTSGAGTSPLAIRLNTESRRFTHTIETLQYREKTIVKSLPELMQRAESPAATDDDKRAFRTAEASRRLVLAQLAELRGEYWIGVLEEFGLLPNYTLLDDTVVLNVGLSWIDADTGEYRTEPHSYQRGAAMALREFAPGSVFYAGGHEIRIDSVDLGQRAEGIHTVVLCPECGYCQDLTASAVDGVTLCPRCGSAGIADVRQRLEVVELERVSSEMRRDEAVITDRDDERHTERFTVAVSADIDPDHVTKRWYVEGYGFGAKHLRDLTIRWFNLGKATAHGGARTISGNEYTASSFRVCSACGKLDQASRANTRQEHRPWCPLRTATNEDTRDITLGRTLVTEGIVLRLPATVTLGDRFAVPSLSAAILLGLRERIGGTPDHIDVAAVVDPTYSDGSENAAALLLHDVVPGGTGYLAELADPAVVWEILHTAWKIVRDCECASEQRLACHRCLLPFTPYGDARVVSRAAAERHLRIILASGDTEVEPAETMTWACTEEQPAIFDPETVLEQRFRAVLLERLATVGAAVTDTPGPQGNRAVIRIGGSQRLWTLEPQQMVLDSRPDFVLRCDQMGIPGVAIFTDGWQYHASPSINRIAEDAVKRRHLRDAGWVVLAVTWDDLEQAQQGKASHPDWLDPAKVGDIVAYSRGELAPAAVELLGKGPVDYLVQWIQQPDPESMASLAKWMPFFLAGKSTPIKSSTEQPLARVAVDLLVGRRDSSGPAMGWAWEFDTMAVVARQINHTATEVALMLDDRHEQVGREHEPAWREWLRMSNLLNLRGLPVTVGTVSRVDAEIVHPTTLRPEQPAAQLLPAKWQALVDHAISDRERELLIALAERTVDPPPVQGFESADGIPIVLSWPDRRIAVDIDLAAQDRIDLEADHWKVVRDDPEAIIVAVGSTGGDR, from the coding sequence GTGAGCGAGCTCCTCCCGACCATCCAGGCTAACGCGATCCGCGATGCCCTCCTGGACTACCTCGGCACAACATTCACCCTCGCGGACGATGACGCCCGCCAGTCGCTGACCGACTTCGTCTCCGACCCGGACAACGGCATCTTCAAGGGTCCATATCTCCGCCTTCGCCTACCGTTCCGGCCCGCCGATGAGGGCTGGCGGAACCACCTCGACTGGTATGAGGGCCCCACGCCGTACGGTCATCAGGCAGCGGCGTTCGCGCGCCTCAGCAGCGCTGATCTCGGTCCTGACAAGACACGCCCGTTACCCACGCTCGTCACGACCGGTACAGGATCGGGCAAGACGGAGGCGTTTTTGTACCCGATCCTGGACCATGTGCTGCGTGCGCAGCGCGCCGGCGTGACCGGGATGAAGGCACTCATCCTCTACCCGATGAACGCGCTCGCCAATGACCAGGCCGCACGCCTTGCCAAGCTCATCACCGATCACGACGCACTCGCCGGCGTGAAGGCCGCGCTCTACACCGGACAGGACGACGTCAAGCGCACCAAGGTCAGCCCCGAAGGCCTCATCAACGACCGACACGTCATCCGCGATACCGCGCCCGACATCCTGCTCACGAACTACAAGATGCTGGACCAGCTCCTGCTACGCGCCGACGATGCACCGCTGTGGGAGCAGAGTTCGCACAGCCTGCAGTATCTCGTTCTCGACGAGTTCCACACGTACGACGGTGCACAAGGCACCGACGTCGCGATGCTGTTGCGCCGGCTCGGCCTGGCGCTCAAGCATTACTGGTCGGACGACGACCCGCGACTCACAGACGCGGACCGGGCGAGGCCGCTCGGCCGTGTTACGCCGGTCGCCACGTCGGCCACTCTTGGGGACAAGAATGACCCGGTTGCAATGCTCGATTTCGCGCGCACGGTTTTCGGCGAAGAGTTCGGTGGGGATGCCGTCATCACCGAGTCGCGACTGACGTACGACGAGTGGGCTGCAGGCGCCGCCGAACGCGTTGCCGCGCAACAACTTCAGGCGTACGAGGTCGACAACGACCTCACCACAAGGATCATCACCGCCGTCGATCGGCTCCCACCAGACGCCGACGGTCGAACCCGAGCCGAGGCGGTCCTCACTGAGCTCTACAGCGACGGTGCTGTTCGGCCGGACCCAGCCACGGCCGACGAGAGCCTGCTGCTCGACCTGGTCAAGGCCCACCCGTTGACGCGCCGACTCACGGCCGCCGCCACGCAGGCGGTCGCCGTAGGGGATCTCACCGACCACATCTGGGACCCCGACCGTATCCCGGCCGATCCGGACCAGGCGAGTGCCGAGGCAATCGTCCGTGACGTGGTCTCCGCATTGAGCCACGTGCGTGCCGTCGTCGGCCGCGATGCTCTGTCGGTTGACACACACCTGTGGATCCGCGAGCTGACGCGGGTCCACCGCACAGCGACACCCACGCCGCACTACCGATGGGTCGATGACGGGGAGGTCACCGAGCCCGATGAATCCACATCGTCCGAACACGGCCTTGGCCTCCCGGCCATGTACTGCCGGCACTGCGGCCGCTCGGGCTGGGGCGTTGTGCTCGCGCCGACCGGACATGATCTCGACAACGACATCGAGGGCATCTGGCGACGCCGGGTCAGCGGCGACGAGCGCTTCCGATCGCTCATCTACGCACCGACCGAGGGCGACCTGGTGGCGAACGGCGAGAACATCGACGGGCTGATGTGGTTCGAGGTCCGGCACCGTCGACTGGTCGCGCGCCGCCCTGACGACGAGGAGGAGCTGCGCTCCGGTGGAATTCTCCCCGTGCTCACCCACACGACGAGCGACGCCGGAACGCTGTCGACCAAGGACGTCTGCCCGTCCTGTGAGCAGAACGACGGGATGCGATTCCTCGGTTCTGCCATCGCCACTGTTCTCTCGGTGTCGCTGTCCACGATCTTCGGCGCAGCCGGCCTAGACACCAGCGAGAAGAAGGCGCTTGTCTTTACCGACAGCGTGCAGGACGCCGCGCACCGCGCCGGCTTCGTGCAAAGCCGCTCGCACAGCTTGACTTTGCGTGCTGTCTTCCGTGAGGCCGTCGGAGACCAGCCAATCAACCTGGAGGACCTCGTCGGAGAGGTCATCAACCAGGCGGGTGACGACCCACATCGTCGCTACCGGATCCTGCCGCCCGAGGTTGCCGACCGCGCGAACTTCGAGCAGTTCTGGAAGGCCGACAACCTGCGGACCGTGACTCCAGGGGTCAGCAAGCGCGTACGCCGTCGGCTTCTGCTCGACGCAGTCCTCGAGTTCGGTTTGCAGTCCCGGGTCGGACGAACTCTAGAGCTGACCGGAAGCTTGGCGGCCGAGGTGAGCGCCCCTGCGCTTGTGCTGGCACGGGCCGCGGATCGCGTCATCTCCGAGTACGGCGGAACGCTCGACGGCTCCAACGGGGTCGACGGCCGCAGCAAGATCGCGTGGGCACGTGGCGTGCTGGAGCGCATGCGCGAGCGCGGGGCCTTGGAGCATGACTGGTTTAAGCGCTACATCAACGACGACGGCGCCAGATACTCTATCTGGGGAGGTCGGCCTCGCGAGCAGGGTATGCCCGCCTTTCCGCGCGGCCGCGCAGCACCGGGTTACCCGCGCATCGGGGGCGCCGCACAGATCCGCGAGTCCGACCTGGACCCGGTCACAAGCGCAAAGTCCTGGTACGCGGCCTGGACCGCCAAGTGCTTGGGGGTTCCATCCGCGGAAGGCGCGAAGCTAGGGCGCCTGCTGCTGCAATGGATGGCCACAGAGGGCGTGATCACGGCCGTCGCCACCAAGAGCGGCGCGCAGATTTACCAGATCGCACCCTCCTCGGTTCTCGTCGAACCCATCGACCTCGCGGCACTGGAGGACGGACGGCATCTCCTGACCTGCACGGTATGCCGCACCCAGGTCCCAGGAACGACCCGCGTCATCGACCAGTTGGCCGGCGCGCCCTGCACGGTTGCCCGATGCAACGGTTCACTCGAACGGACCGGGCGTGGCGACAATTTCTACCGCCAGATGTATGCCTCGCCGAATATCCACCGGGTCGTGGCGCGCGAGCACACGAGTCTGCTCGAGGACAAGACGCGGCTGGCGTACGAGAAGGGCTTTCGGCAGCACGCAGCCCAACCGCAGTCACCGAATGTCCTCGTCGCGACGCCGACGCTCGAGATGGGAATCGACATCGGCGACCTATCGACGGTCATGCTCGCCTCGCTACCACGGTCGGTTGCGTCGTACCTGCAACGTGTGGGCCGTGCAGGGCGGCTGACCGGTAACGCGCTCAGCCTTGCCTTCGTCCGCGGGCGTGGCGAGCAACTGCCGCGTCTCGGCGATCCGCTGTCTGTAATCAATGGTCAGGTGCGACCGCCCGCGACGTACTTGCGCGCGGAAGAGATCCTGCGCCGCCAGTACCTCGCTTCCGTGGCCGACTACCTCGCACGCTCCGGCACGGTCACCACGCCGCAGCGAGCCAGTGCGGCGCTGGGCAGCATCGAGGAGGGGAGCTGGCTGCACGCGCTGATGACCGAGGCGGAGGCCAACGCGGACATCCATCTCGACGCCTTCCTCCGTGGCTTCTCCATGCTCGGCGACGCGGCGCGTGATGCCCTGCGGGACTGGGTCACGCCCACGTCCGGTGCGGGGACGAGTCCGCTCGCCATCCGGTTGAACACCGAGTCCCGGCGCTTCACCCACACGATAGAGACGTTGCAATACCGCGAGAAGACAATCGTGAAAAGCCTTCCCGAGTTGATGCAACGCGCGGAATCGCCGGCCGCCACGGACGACGACAAGCGTGCATTCCGGACAGCCGAGGCATCACGCCGCCTCGTCCTGGCACAGCTGGCGGAGCTACGGGGCGAGTATTGGATCGGTGTCCTCGAGGAGTTCGGTCTGCTGCCGAACTACACGCTTCTCGATGACACGGTGGTCCTCAACGTCGGACTTTCGTGGATCGACGCCGACACAGGGGAATACCGCACCGAGCCGCACAGCTACCAGCGCGGCGCCGCAATGGCCCTGCGCGAGTTCGCACCCGGTTCCGTCTTCTACGCCGGGGGACATGAGATTCGGATCGATTCTGTCGACCTCGGGCAACGCGCTGAGGGGATCCACACGGTCGTGCTGTGTCCGGAGTGCGGCTACTGCCAAGACCTCACTGCCTCCGCTGTCGACGGCGTCACACTGTGTCCGCGCTGCGGTTCAGCCGGGATCGCGGACGTACGGCAACGCCTCGAGGTCGTTGAGCTCGAGCGGGTCTCGTCGGAGATGCGCCGTGATGAGGCCGTCATCACCGACCGGGACGACGAGCGACACACCGAGCGCTTCACCGTGGCCGTCTCAGCGGACATCGACCCGGACCACGTCACGAAGCGCTGGTACGTCGAGGGTTACGGCTTCGGCGCCAAGCACCTCCGTGACTTGACGATCCGCTGGTTCAACCTTGGCAAGGCCACCGCACACGGCGGAGCTCGGACCATCTCGGGCAACGAGTACACTGCCTCGTCGTTCCGGGTGTGCTCCGCATGCGGCAAGCTCGACCAGGCATCCCGCGCGAACACGCGACAGGAGCACCGGCCTTGGTGTCCACTGCGAACCGCGACGAACGAGGACACCCGCGACATCACCTTGGGCCGGACGCTCGTCACGGAAGGCATCGTCCTGCGCCTGCCGGCAACGGTGACGCTCGGCGACCGCTTCGCCGTTCCGAGCCTGTCGGCCGCGATCCTGCTCGGCCTGCGCGAACGGATCGGCGGAACCCCAGATCACATCGACGTCGCCGCTGTCGTTGATCCGACATACAGCGACGGGTCCGAGAACGCGGCGGCCTTGCTTCTGCACGACGTCGTGCCGGGCGGAACGGGATACCTCGCGGAGTTGGCCGATCCGGCCGTCGTGTGGGAAATCCTGCACACCGCGTGGAAGATCGTGCGCGACTGCGAGTGTGCCAGCGAACAGCGGCTGGCGTGCCACCGATGCCTGCTGCCATTCACGCCGTACGGCGACGCGCGGGTTGTCTCTCGCGCTGCCGCCGAGCGTCACCTGCGCATTATCCTGGCCTCCGGTGACACGGAGGTCGAGCCGGCCGAGACGATGACGTGGGCGTGTACGGAGGAGCAACCGGCCATTTTCGATCCCGAGACAGTGCTGGAGCAGCGATTCCGAGCTGTGTTGCTGGAGCGCTTGGCGACCGTAGGCGCAGCGGTAACCGATACTCCGGGTCCGCAGGGCAACCGCGCGGTTATCCGCATCGGTGGAAGTCAGCGACTGTGGACGCTCGAGCCCCAGCAGATGGTGCTTGATTCGAGGCCCGACTTCGTACTGCGCTGCGACCAGATGGGCATCCCTGGCGTGGCGATCTTCACGGACGGCTGGCAGTACCACGCCTCGCCGTCGATCAACAGGATCGCCGAGGACGCGGTCAAGCGGCGCCATTTGCGCGACGCAGGATGGGTCGTGCTCGCGGTCACTTGGGATGACCTTGAGCAGGCCCAGCAGGGGAAGGCGTCACATCCCGACTGGCTGGACCCAGCCAAGGTCGGCGACATCGTTGCCTACTCGCGTGGTGAACTGGCACCGGCTGCAGTAGAACTACTCGGGAAGGGGCCGGTCGACTACCTCGTGCAATGGATCCAGCAGCCGGACCCGGAGTCGATGGCGAGTCTCGCAAAGTGGATGCCGTTCTTCCTTGCTGGAAAGTCGACCCCGATCAAGTCCTCTACCGAGCAGCCATTAGCCAGGGTAGCGGTCGACCTTCTCGTCGGTCGTCGGGACTCGTCAGGTCCGGCGATGGGATGGGCCTGGGAATTCGACACCATGGCTGTTGTGGCACGACAGATCAATCACACCGCGACAGAGGTCGCGCTGATGCTCGACGACCGCCACGAACAGGTAGGACGCGAGCACGAGCCGGCCTGGCGTGAGTGGCTGCGGATGAGCAATCTTCTCAACCTCCGCGGCCTACCTGTGACGGTAGGTACTGTCAGTCGGGTGGACGCTGAGATTGTCCATCCAACGACATTGCGGCCCGAGCAGCCGGCGGCGCAGTTGCTTCCCGCGAAGTGGCAAGCGCTGGTTGACCACGCGATCAGCGATCGCGAACGGGAACTACTCATTGCTCTCGCGGAGCGAACGGTAGATCCGCCGCCCGTGCAAGGTTTCGAGTCAGCGGACGGCATCCCAATCGTGCTCAGCTGGCCCGATCGCCGAATCGCCGTCGACATCGACCTCGCAGCTCAGGATCGGATCGACCTTGAGGCCGACCACTGGAAAGTCGTCCGAGACGATCCTGAGGCCATCATCGTCGCAGTGGGATCGACAGGAGGGGATCGGTAG